From the genome of Papaver somniferum cultivar HN1 chromosome 2, ASM357369v1, whole genome shotgun sequence, one region includes:
- the LOC113348589 gene encoding uncharacterized protein LOC113348589 isoform X4, with protein MGCKERDLPEGTSTMSSSSLNDALLFTTMCIIGFEVEVQVKDGSVYSGIFHTASVEKDYGVVLKKAMMIKKGKKCTSLAHGSVIDTLVILSGDLVQVIAKGVMLPADGISSNVAAEDAEAASGSIRRSECLRNELQMIKSTKPAPAKRKQSSQLRGSNQNKDKSGYGLTHGDIGDKQIRREIAAKSAGTAVEFESKKIDGGHPNKIEERFTEPVIIVGGSQVGEDEPQLKEKGSVQKFEAHKSKTIHDTKVPQLVLAYKGVLGISASIPADSKLSLGNVSSDGQPDLHDCERLRVVADAPESSTSSTKAVHVNMQSSANHLASPTVSVASADVNTNSKDFKLNPEAKTFLPVLSVPRSVAPPAAVTTTRSGYIQNSPVVVPVAGAQADAGINPFAPHSSSPIKFVHYNNVVAVNDVNASQYPQPIGGHVTSRPQPVRYGGHYAPFQEGPTYVHPNFQSVFVSRLGQHVYVHPFSHDIIQNATAPSIHALFSHPQTHLPKQQGITGAMQGLQICVAPPPLISSGATR; from the exons ATGGGTTGCAAAGAGAGAGATCTGCCAGAGGGAACTTCAACAATGTCTTCGTCTTCACTTAACGATGCTTTACTTTTCACTACTATGTGCATTATAGGGTTTGAAGTTGAAGTTCAAGTCAAGGATGGTTCTGTTTATTCAGGCATCTTTCATACTGCTTCTGTTGAAAAGGATTACG GCGTTGTTCTAAAGAAAGCGATGATGATTAAGAAAGGGAAGAAGTGTACCAGTTTGGCTCATGGGTCTGTTATAGACACACTTGTTATACTTTCGGGTGATCTTGTCCAAGTAATTGCTAAG GGAGTTATGCTTCCAGCTGATGGAATCTCTAGCAATGTTGCCGCTGAGGATGCTGAAGCTGCCAGTGGGTCTATCAGGCGCTCAGAATGTTTAAGAAATGAATTACAGATGATAAAATCTACCAAGCCTGCTCCAGCTAAGAGGAAACAAAGTAGCCAACTTAG GGGTTCCAACCAAAATAAAGACAAGTCTGGTTATGGTTTGACACATGGTGATATTGGTGACAAGCAAATCCGAAGAGAAATTGCTGCAAAATCAGCGGGTACTGCAGTGGAATTTGAAAGCAAGAAAATTGATGGTGGACATCCTAATAAG ATAGAAGAAAGATTCACTGAACCAGTTATCATAGTTGGGGGAAG TCAGGTTGGGGAAGACGAGCCACAATTGAAAGAAAAGGGATCTGTGCAGAAGTTTGAGGCCCATAAGAGCAAAACG attcaTG ATACTAAAGTTCCTCAGCTAGTACTTGCTTATAAAGGGGTTCTGGGGATATCAGCTAGCATACCTGCAGACAGTAAATTATCTCTTGGTAATGTCTCTTCTGACGGCCAGCCAGACCTCCATGATTGTGAGAGGCTGAGAGTAGTGGCAGATGCTCCAGAAAGTTCAACCTCTTCCACAAAAGCTGTACATGTAAATATGCAGTCATCTGCCAACCATCTGGCATCTCCAACTGTCTCAGTTGCTTCAGCAGATGTAAACACAAATTCTAAG GACTTTAAGCTTAATCCAGAGGCAAAAACCTTTTTGCCGGTACTCTCCGTCCCCAGATCGGTAGCTCCTCCTGCAGCAGTAACAACTACGAGATCCGGTTACATCCAAAATAGCCCCGTAGTAGTACCAGTTGCTGGTGCACAGGCAGACGCAGGAATCAACCCATTTGCACCTCATTCATCCTCACCCATAAAGTTTGTCCATTACAACAATGTAGTGGCTGTAAATGATGTCAATGCTTCTCAGTATCCTCAACCA ATTGGTGGGCATGTGACTAGCAGGCCTCAGCCAGTTAGATATGGTGGTCATTACGCTCCTTTCCAAGAAGGACCTACATATGTTCACCCAAATTTTCAATCT gTTTTCGTTAGCCGACTGGGACAACATGTTTATGTGCATCCCTTTTCACAT